A genomic window from Candidatus Kouleothrix ribensis includes:
- a CDS encoding ParA family protein has protein sequence MRASIIAVSNQKGGVGKTTTAVNLCGELAQRGMRVLLIDCDPQGNATTSLGIDKHALTLTTYEALMGLVDVSMAIMPANRARYDLLPASEHLAGAMIELASVEQREWRMHALVKQLAPRYDMILIDCPPSLGLLTLNALCAAGHVLIPLQCEYLALEGLAQLKGTIERVQQQLNPRLAILGVVMTMYDGRTNLAQQVVEEVRRYFPQRIFNTLIPRSVRVSEAPSYGQLLAEYDPQSRPAQAYTLLADDVLRRLGKKVDP, from the coding sequence CTGCGTGCGTCGATCATCGCCGTATCCAATCAGAAGGGTGGGGTTGGAAAAACCACCACTGCGGTTAATCTATGCGGCGAGTTAGCGCAACGCGGCATGCGGGTACTACTGATCGACTGCGATCCACAGGGGAATGCAACCACCAGCCTGGGCATCGATAAGCACGCATTGACCCTGACCACGTACGAGGCGCTAATGGGCCTGGTTGATGTAAGCATGGCGATCATGCCAGCGAACCGGGCGCGCTACGACCTGCTGCCTGCGAGCGAGCACCTGGCCGGCGCAATGATCGAGCTTGCGTCGGTCGAGCAGCGCGAGTGGCGGATGCACGCACTGGTGAAGCAGCTCGCGCCGCGTTACGACATGATATTGATTGACTGCCCGCCCTCGTTGGGGCTTTTGACTCTGAACGCGCTGTGCGCCGCCGGCCACGTGCTGATCCCACTGCAGTGCGAATACCTGGCACTCGAAGGCCTTGCCCAGCTCAAAGGGACGATCGAACGTGTGCAGCAGCAGTTGAACCCACGGCTTGCCATCCTGGGGGTCGTGATGACTATGTATGATGGGCGCACCAACTTGGCCCAGCAAGTCGTCGAAGAGGTGCGGCGCTACTTTCCACAGCGGATCTTCAATACGTTGATCCCGCGCAGCGTGCGGGTCAGCGAGGCGCCTAGCTATGGGCAGCTCCTGGCCGAGTACGATCCGCAGAGTCGCCCTGCACAAGCGTATACACTGCTGGCCGATGATGTACTCCGACGTTTGGGTAAGAAGGTCGATCCATGA
- a CDS encoding peptidoglycan DD-metalloendopeptidase family protein has product MFAALPAEVAVRALLMRMIAVLMPRTRETRRAMFEARSTLYGVAPAPADTPASPHPAAATRDRSRSLGYGRPLPLRVAAHFVTIALVLVAAIGSPELIAGVLSAPAGPLSALAQPAGMADVQVARAIEADSPLAADDFAVQPAVRALDSALAPAFTEVHELAEGETLGQIAALYHVSVAALYWANDLGTETVFAAGQELRIPRLNGVPHIIEDGETLESIAAAFGVNPQAITLFKANEIAPGVPLPVGREIFIPGATPLYPDEVLARFGGEAGLAGLAAVAAGTVREAETNLRSGPSRDYPKLGVLDAGRRLKLIARHEQWVKVDDGAGQAGWVRSDLLGLSGTLIENLPETNDFPPPPPRWIWPTHGTVTSPFGWRSAPFRSFHDGLDIANSAWTKIYAARSGRVFESGWCRGFGYCVKIDHGDGVTTIYGHLIKKPPIDAGESVVAGDLIGYMGSTFDRSGGGYSTGVHLHFTVKVNGKAVNPMKFLP; this is encoded by the coding sequence ATGTTTGCGGCGCTGCCGGCCGAAGTGGCTGTGCGTGCGCTGCTTATGCGCATGATCGCCGTACTGATGCCGCGTACACGCGAGACGCGGCGGGCCATGTTCGAGGCACGCTCCACCCTGTATGGCGTGGCACCCGCACCGGCCGATACGCCGGCTTCACCCCACCCGGCCGCCGCCACACGCGATCGTAGCCGCAGCCTGGGCTATGGCCGGCCGCTACCTTTACGCGTGGCGGCGCATTTCGTGACGATCGCACTTGTGCTTGTGGCGGCGATCGGCTCGCCTGAGCTGATCGCGGGGGTGCTATCGGCACCGGCCGGCCCGCTATCGGCGCTGGCGCAACCGGCCGGCATGGCCGACGTGCAGGTTGCGCGCGCGATCGAGGCAGATTCGCCTCTAGCCGCCGACGACTTTGCCGTGCAGCCGGCGGTGCGCGCGCTCGATAGCGCATTGGCTCCGGCTTTCACCGAGGTTCACGAGCTTGCCGAGGGCGAGACGCTTGGCCAGATTGCCGCACTTTACCATGTGAGCGTTGCTGCGCTATATTGGGCCAACGATCTTGGCACGGAGACTGTATTCGCCGCCGGCCAGGAGCTGCGTATCCCGCGCCTGAACGGTGTGCCGCACATCATTGAAGACGGCGAGACGCTCGAGTCGATCGCAGCGGCGTTCGGCGTGAACCCACAGGCGATCACCCTGTTCAAAGCGAACGAGATTGCGCCGGGTGTGCCGCTGCCGGTCGGCCGCGAGATCTTCATTCCCGGCGCTACCCCGCTCTACCCCGATGAGGTGCTCGCGCGCTTTGGCGGCGAGGCTGGCCTGGCCGGCCTGGCGGCGGTTGCAGCCGGCACGGTACGCGAGGCCGAGACAAACCTGCGTTCGGGCCCAAGCCGCGATTACCCCAAGTTGGGTGTGCTCGATGCTGGCCGTCGGCTGAAGCTGATCGCGCGCCATGAGCAGTGGGTTAAGGTCGATGATGGTGCCGGCCAGGCCGGTTGGGTGCGTAGCGACCTGCTCGGGCTAAGTGGTACGCTGATCGAGAACCTGCCTGAGACGAACGACTTCCCACCGCCGCCGCCACGCTGGATCTGGCCGACGCATGGGACGGTCACATCGCCATTTGGCTGGCGTTCGGCGCCATTCCGCAGCTTTCACGATGGTCTCGATATCGCCAACTCGGCCTGGACCAAGATCTACGCTGCGCGCAGCGGCCGGGTGTTCGAGTCTGGCTGGTGTCGCGGTTTCGGCTACTGTGTCAAGATCGATCATGGTGATGGCGTGACGACGATCTACGGCCATCTGATCAAGAAGCCACCGATCGACGCAGGCGAGTCGGTCGTTGCCGGCGATCTGATCGGCTACATGGGCAGCACGTTCGATCGCAGCGGTGGCGGCTACTCGACCGGTGTACACCTACACTTTACCGTCAAGGTCAATGGTAAAGCCGTGAACCCTATGAAATTCCTGCCATAG
- a CDS encoding ParB/RepB/Spo0J family partition protein, producing MNKRTRGGMGRGLDSLFAPTVPASGIREVPTSAIQQNPRQPRTYFDEAALDELAASIREHGIIQPLIVSKRGEENFELIAGERRWRAAQRAGLDLVPVLVRETTPQQLLELALIENVQRADLNPLEEAHAYQALKDDFALSDEQIARRLGKQSRESIANTRRLLNLAPEAQQALLKGQISAGHGRALLKLKDAGQQQQALAVMIAEDWTVRDAERLGDLLKDYQDDLDAALAALRLARGRNPAETRRRASKPAPADSQRVSAQSADDAQVKREMERMLGTPVSITRTERDLRVTIVFHTEEKLQEFFDMLNSVA from the coding sequence ATGAATAAACGCACACGCGGCGGTATGGGCCGCGGCCTCGACTCACTGTTTGCACCAACAGTTCCGGCGAGCGGTATTCGCGAAGTGCCGACCAGCGCGATCCAGCAGAATCCCCGCCAGCCGCGTACGTATTTCGATGAGGCTGCGCTTGACGAGCTGGCTGCATCGATCCGTGAGCACGGCATCATCCAGCCGCTGATCGTTAGCAAGCGTGGCGAGGAAAACTTCGAACTGATTGCCGGCGAGCGCCGCTGGCGCGCTGCGCAGCGCGCCGGGCTGGATCTGGTGCCGGTGCTGGTGCGCGAGACAACACCACAGCAGCTGCTCGAGCTGGCGCTGATTGAGAATGTGCAGCGCGCCGATCTGAACCCGCTCGAAGAAGCCCATGCCTACCAGGCCCTGAAGGACGACTTCGCGCTGAGCGACGAGCAGATCGCGCGGCGACTGGGCAAGCAGAGCCGCGAGTCGATCGCGAATACGCGGCGCCTGCTGAACCTGGCGCCCGAAGCTCAGCAAGCGCTTCTCAAGGGCCAGATTAGCGCCGGCCACGGGCGCGCCTTGCTCAAGCTGAAGGACGCCGGCCAGCAGCAGCAGGCACTGGCCGTGATGATCGCCGAGGATTGGACTGTTCGTGACGCGGAGCGGCTGGGCGATCTGCTTAAGGACTATCAAGACGATCTCGATGCTGCACTGGCGGCATTGCGGCTCGCGCGAGGTCGCAATCCTGCCGAGACTCGGCGGCGTGCATCCAAGCCCGCGCCGGCCGATTCTCAGCGCGTATCGGCGCAATCTGCCGACGACGCGCAGGTCAAGCGCGAGATGGAGCGTATGCTTGGTACACCTGTGAGCATAACGCGAACCGAACGAGACTTACGGGTGACTATTGTGTTCCATACCGAGGAAAAGCTGCAAGAGTTCTTCGACATGCTCAACTCAGTCGCCTGA
- a CDS encoding ribokinase: MIVAFGNPVYDYIKTPSVTTGERVLSGCSTNGCLALSRLGHATTLVGCIGTDYYARYTADLAHYRIEAVTELCAQTGGFGLIYDERGDRTLDLLGQAAPIERVPPVCTTAAAIIIGPILQETSFELIEQVHAASHAPLFLDPQGLLRRVGRHGRIEHFYPPELAQIAPLFRVIKANELEAEVITGVNPRADGAEALRRLKALGCAIAIITLAEAGSLLDDGQQRYRIPAYATNAHDPTGAGDTYMAGFVHAYLQDPAALFRAGCYGAATASIWIEHTGPDAPIDREEVERRVAALFELQGR; encoded by the coding sequence ATGATCGTCGCATTTGGTAATCCCGTCTACGATTATATCAAAACCCCGTCGGTAACAACCGGCGAGCGCGTCCTGTCTGGCTGCTCGACCAATGGCTGCCTTGCGCTGTCGCGGCTCGGCCACGCCACTACCCTGGTTGGCTGTATCGGCACCGACTACTATGCACGCTATACTGCCGACCTGGCGCACTATCGTATCGAGGCGGTCACCGAGCTATGCGCACAGACCGGCGGGTTCGGGCTGATCTACGACGAACGCGGCGATCGTACGCTCGACTTGCTCGGCCAGGCTGCGCCGATCGAGCGTGTTCCACCGGTGTGTACCACGGCGGCGGCGATTATTATCGGCCCGATCTTGCAAGAGACCTCGTTCGAGCTGATCGAGCAGGTGCATGCGGCCAGCCATGCTCCCTTGTTCCTCGATCCGCAAGGCCTGCTGCGCCGGGTAGGCCGGCATGGGCGTATCGAGCATTTCTACCCGCCCGAACTCGCGCAGATTGCGCCGCTGTTTCGTGTTATCAAGGCCAACGAGCTCGAGGCCGAGGTGATAACCGGCGTCAACCCGCGCGCCGATGGCGCCGAGGCGCTGCGCCGGCTCAAGGCGCTAGGCTGCGCGATTGCGATTATCACGCTCGCCGAGGCCGGGTCGCTGCTCGATGATGGCCAGCAGCGCTATCGTATCCCGGCATATGCAACCAATGCGCACGACCCAACCGGCGCAGGCGATACCTATATGGCCGGCTTTGTGCATGCCTATCTTCAAGATCCGGCCGCTCTGTTTCGGGCCGGTTGTTATGGCGCGGCCACCGCTTCGATCTGGATCGAGCATACCGGCCCCGATGCACCGATCGATCGCGAGGAAGTTGAGCGACGTGTAGCGGCCCTGTTTGAGCTGCAAGGGAGATAA